The region TTAAAATTCTTTAGAATTTTGGGATCTTTAAATTCAGGAATATATTTTGAAATAGGATCGTCTAAGCGAAATTTACCTTCTTCCCAGAGCATCATCACCGCTGTGGCCGTAATGGCTTTTGTTTGGGAAGCTAATCTAAAAATCGCATCTTTTTCAAGTTGTTTTCCCGAAGCATTTGCTTCACCATAAGCTTCGTGAAAAACAATTTTCCCATCGCGGGCTATTAAAGCGACCGCTCCCGGAATTTGATTATCATCAATTGCCGATTTCAGCATTGCTTCAATCTTCTGAATTCTTTCTGAAGACATTCCTACTTCAACAGGTTCAGCTGTTTCCAGTATCCCCGAATTATTTACAGAACTGGTTTGTGCAGAAAGAGCAAGGCTTCCTATAAAAATAGAAAGCCTTGCAATATTTAAGAAAATAGATTTCATTTTCAATATTTTAATTTGAACCACCTAAAATTAAGGGTAATCCTCCTTCGCCTGAACCTATAACAACCGTTTTGGCGTTATTAGATTTAGCGAGTTCTACCGTGGCTTGAATTCCTTTTTCCTTTAAAATGTTAGGAGTTAAGGAAGCATTCAAAATTTCGTTTGCACGCGCTTTACCTTCAGCATCAATACGCTGGCGTTCTGCCTCTTGCGTAGCTTTGGTCAACCTAAATTCATACTCCAAAGACTCCTGCTCCTGGCGTAATTTGCGCTCTATCGCATCTTTAATGTTTGGAGGGAGGGATACATCACGTACCAGAACCTCGTTAACCTGAACATATTGATCTTTAAGTAAAATTTGGGTTTCTTCTAAAATTTCTTTTTGAATAGCCTCCCTTTTACTGGCATATAGTTGCTCAGGATTATATCTTCCTACAACCGATCTTGCTGCCGATCTTACCGCAGGCTGGAGCAAACGCCTAATGTATTCTTCACCCTTTTCGCGGTGTAAGCTCCCCAGGTTAGCATAAGAAGGCTGAAACCAGGTAGAAGCATCAATATCAATTTGAAGGCCGTTAGAACTTAAAACCTGCATTTTCTCTTCAAGAGATTGTTGTCTCACTTCATAAACAAATACTTTGTTCCAGGGAGCTACAAAATGAAAACCTTCATTTAAAGGAGGCTCATCGGTAACTACACCTTCATCAAAGGTTTTATAAAGAACGCCAGCCTGACCGGAACCAATGGTAACGGTAGATTTAGCGACAAAAATTATTAAAAGTACGATTCCTATAACAATAGGAATTCCGAGTTTGGGTAATCTTTCCATCTATGTAATTGTATTTAAATTAATCCTTTGTATTTTCTGAAAAACCATTCTGCGGCGAGTATCAAAACAAGCAGAAATAGAAGGTAATACCAGTCTACCAAAGGTACAATTTTTTGACGGCTTTTTTGAACAGGTTTGTATTTATCCTTAGTTAGAA is a window of Salegentibacter salegens DNA encoding:
- a CDS encoding prohibitin family protein, whose product is MERLPKLGIPIVIGIVLLIIFVAKSTVTIGSGQAGVLYKTFDEGVVTDEPPLNEGFHFVAPWNKVFVYEVRQQSLEEKMQVLSSNGLQIDIDASTWFQPSYANLGSLHREKGEEYIRRLLQPAVRSAARSVVGRYNPEQLYASKREAIQKEILEETQILLKDQYVQVNEVLVRDVSLPPNIKDAIERKLRQEQESLEYEFRLTKATQEAERQRIDAEGKARANEILNASLTPNILKEKGIQATVELAKSNNAKTVVIGSGEGGLPLILGGSN